One window from the genome of Ictidomys tridecemlineatus isolate mIctTri1 chromosome 12, mIctTri1.hap1, whole genome shotgun sequence encodes:
- the LOC144369215 gene encoding uncharacterized protein LOC144369215 isoform X1, translating into MRKVTSSSSSLLHSSEQVEDSRFVHVLLEGQSLRETKRILVTCQERVTSLIRRALDQNLLQHEDVDNFELLRMMSLHDKIKVPDHSLMYLSMNPQIKYYFIVRKRREVKGKEFSESTCKSSRPLSHKQVGDTCLIRVHLETQSPKMAKTVLGAERVSLQSQYGCGASTLNVQVTCHDRAPVVIRRALELHLLTQEKPEEYELGQIISHRQKLRIPAQANVFYAKNLHTKPNFVLRKRSLSQKNDEWIQPQPPSSPAKKAPALLRMLAKPFCCCVPGRG; encoded by the exons atgagaaaagtcaccagtagcagctcctcactgcttcactccagcgagcaggtggaagacagccgctttgtccacgtcctcctagagggacagagcctgagggagacaaagcgcatcctg gtgacgtgtcaggagagggtgacaagcctcatccgcagggccttggaccaaaatttgttgcagcatgaggatgtggacaactttgagctgctgagaatgatgtctctgcatgaca aaatcaaggtccctgaccactcactgatgtatctgtccatgaatccacaaatcaaatattatttcatcgtgaggaaacgccgcgaggtcaagggaaaggag ttctcagaatcaacctgcaagtcctccaggccgctttcccacaagcaggtgggagacacctgcttaattcgtgtccacttagaaacacaaagtccaaagatggccaagactgttttg ggagctgagagggtctctctgcagagtcagtatggatgtggagcaagcacactaaatgtccag gtgacctgccacgatcgggctcctgtcgtcatccgcagggccctcgagctacacttgcttactcaggagaagccggaggaatatgagctgggccaaatcatctctcaccgtcaga agctgaggattccagcgcaggccaacgtattttacgcaaagaaccttcacacaaaacccaacttcgtgctgaggaaaaggagcctctcccaaaagaatgatgagtggatccagcctcaacctccctctagtcctgcaaagaaggctccagccctcctgaggatgcttgcaaaaccattctgctgctgtgtgcctgggcggggctga
- the LOC144369215 gene encoding uncharacterized protein LOC144369215 isoform X2 gives MRKVTSSSSSLLHSSEQVEDSRFVHVLLEGQSLRETKRILVTCQERVTSLIRRALDQNLLQHEDVDNFELLRMMSLHDKIKVPDHSLMYLSMNPQIKYYFIVRKRREVKGKEFSESTCKSSRPLSHKQVGDTCLIRVHLETQSPKMAKTVLVTCHDRAPVVIRRALELHLLTQEKPEEYELGQIISHRQKLRIPAQANVFYAKNLHTKPNFVLRKRSLSQKNDEWIQPQPPSSPAKKAPALLRMLAKPFCCCVPGRG, from the exons atgagaaaagtcaccagtagcagctcctcactgcttcactccagcgagcaggtggaagacagccgctttgtccacgtcctcctagagggacagagcctgagggagacaaagcgcatcctg gtgacgtgtcaggagagggtgacaagcctcatccgcagggccttggaccaaaatttgttgcagcatgaggatgtggacaactttgagctgctgagaatgatgtctctgcatgaca aaatcaaggtccctgaccactcactgatgtatctgtccatgaatccacaaatcaaatattatttcatcgtgaggaaacgccgcgaggtcaagggaaaggag ttctcagaatcaacctgcaagtcctccaggccgctttcccacaagcaggtgggagacacctgcttaattcgtgtccacttagaaacacaaagtccaaagatggccaagactgttttg gtgacctgccacgatcgggctcctgtcgtcatccgcagggccctcgagctacacttgcttactcaggagaagccggaggaatatgagctgggccaaatcatctctcaccgtcaga agctgaggattccagcgcaggccaacgtattttacgcaaagaaccttcacacaaaacccaacttcgtgctgaggaaaaggagcctctcccaaaagaatgatgagtggatccagcctcaacctccctctagtcctgcaaagaaggctccagccctcctgaggatgcttgcaaaaccattctgctgctgtgtgcctgggcggggctga
- the LOC144369215 gene encoding uncharacterized protein LOC144369215 isoform X3, producing MRKVTSSSSSLLHSSEQVEDSRFVHVLLEGQSLRETKRILVTCQERVTSLIRRALDQNLLQHEDVDNFELLRMMSLHDKIKVPDHSLMYLSMNPQIKYYFIVRKRREVKGKEVTCHDRAPVVIRRALELHLLTQEKPEEYELGQIISHRQKLRIPAQANVFYAKNLHTKPNFVLRKRSLSQKNDEWIQPQPPSSPAKKAPALLRMLAKPFCCCVPGRG from the exons atgagaaaagtcaccagtagcagctcctcactgcttcactccagcgagcaggtggaagacagccgctttgtccacgtcctcctagagggacagagcctgagggagacaaagcgcatcctg gtgacgtgtcaggagagggtgacaagcctcatccgcagggccttggaccaaaatttgttgcagcatgaggatgtggacaactttgagctgctgagaatgatgtctctgcatgaca aaatcaaggtccctgaccactcactgatgtatctgtccatgaatccacaaatcaaatattatttcatcgtgaggaaacgccgcgaggtcaagggaaaggag gtgacctgccacgatcgggctcctgtcgtcatccgcagggccctcgagctacacttgcttactcaggagaagccggaggaatatgagctgggccaaatcatctctcaccgtcaga agctgaggattccagcgcaggccaacgtattttacgcaaagaaccttcacacaaaacccaacttcgtgctgaggaaaaggagcctctcccaaaagaatgatgagtggatccagcctcaacctccctctagtcctgcaaagaaggctccagccctcctgaggatgcttgcaaaaccattctgctgctgtgtgcctgggcggggctga